One window of Thermodesulfovibrio aggregans genomic DNA carries:
- a CDS encoding Hsp20/alpha crystallin family protein, which yields MTRKETKDVARVEPSILSPFEEIERLFDEVMRRPFSLFRSFVPRVREEAEFISPAVDIYEEGDDLVVKAELPGINKEDIEVKITDDYITISGEKKREEKVEKKDYYRYERSYGSFSRTFRLPVDVQTDKAKAKFENGVLEIRIPKTEEAKKKERKLQIE from the coding sequence ATGACAAGAAAAGAAACAAAGGATGTTGCAAGGGTTGAACCTTCAATTCTTTCTCCCTTTGAGGAGATTGAGCGTCTTTTTGATGAGGTTATGAGAAGACCATTCTCTTTGTTCAGGTCATTTGTTCCGAGAGTAAGAGAAGAAGCAGAGTTTATTTCTCCAGCAGTGGATATATATGAAGAAGGCGATGACTTGGTCGTTAAAGCAGAGCTTCCAGGTATAAATAAGGAGGACATTGAAGTTAAAATTACCGATGACTATATCACCATATCTGGCGAGAAGAAGAGGGAGGAAAAAGTAGAAAAGAAAGACTATTACAGATATGAGCGTTCCTATGGTTCATTCTCAAGGACATTCAGGCTTCCAGTGGATGTGCAGACAGACAAGGCAAAGGCAAAGTTTGAAAATGGTGTGCTTGAGATAAGAATTCCTAAGACTGAAGAGGCAAAGAAAAAAGAAAGAAAGCTACAGATTGAATAA
- the selD gene encoding selenide, water dikinase SelD: MLTEKVKAAGUAAKIGPGDLEEILKYIPLPKDSNILVGSEDWSDAGIYRLNNEIALVQSIDFFTPIVDDPYDFGQIAVANALSDIYAAGAKPILALNIVCFPINDMDKSILKEILKGGADKLNEAGAFMIGGHSVEDPEIKYGVSVTGVVHPERFVTNRGAKKGDILILTKPIGTGILSTALKGKLLDKETAKLLTQTMALLNRTASEVMMEVGVNACTDITGFGLLGHALEMARASKVTIRIWKDKVPLLPRVYEFASMGIVPAGGRRNVNYCSKLVDTGNTDPVTLDILSDPQTSGGLLISLPSEKAQSLISKLKSRGIQATAVGEVLEESSSKILII; the protein is encoded by the coding sequence ATGCTTACAGAAAAAGTTAAGGCTGCTGGCTGAGCAGCAAAGATAGGTCCAGGGGACCTTGAAGAAATACTTAAATATATTCCTTTACCAAAGGACTCGAATATTTTGGTTGGCTCTGAAGACTGGTCTGATGCAGGAATTTATCGTTTAAATAATGAAATCGCATTGGTACAGAGCATCGACTTCTTCACACCAATTGTTGATGATCCCTATGATTTTGGACAGATTGCTGTTGCAAATGCATTAAGTGATATATATGCAGCTGGTGCAAAACCTATTCTGGCACTTAACATCGTATGCTTTCCAATAAATGACATGGATAAATCAATTTTAAAGGAAATTTTGAAAGGTGGTGCTGATAAACTCAACGAGGCAGGAGCTTTCATGATAGGTGGACATAGTGTTGAAGACCCCGAGATAAAATATGGTGTTTCAGTCACTGGAGTAGTTCATCCTGAGAGATTTGTTACAAATAGGGGAGCAAAAAAAGGTGATATTTTGATTTTAACAAAACCCATTGGCACAGGCATTCTTTCAACAGCACTTAAAGGAAAACTTCTTGACAAGGAGACAGCAAAGCTTCTTACTCAAACCATGGCTTTACTTAACAGGACAGCTTCAGAAGTTATGATGGAGGTTGGTGTAAATGCCTGCACAGATATTACAGGATTTGGACTCTTGGGACATGCTCTTGAGATGGCAAGGGCAAGCAAAGTAACCATAAGAATATGGAAGGATAAGGTTCCACTTCTACCAAGAGTTTACGAGTTTGCCTCCATGGGAATTGTTCCAGCAGGAGGAAGAAGAAATGTAAACTACTGTTCAAAATTAGTTGACACTGGTAATACAGACCCTGTAACGCTTGATATTCTCTCGGACCCTCAAACATCTGGAGGACTTCTTATTTCTTTGCCATCCGAGAAAGCTCAATCTCTAATTTCAAAATTAAAATCCCGTGGAATCCAGGCAACTGCAGTAGGCGAAGTTTTAGAGGAAAGTTCAAGTAAAATTTTGATAATTTGA
- the mltG gene encoding endolytic transglycosylase MltG translates to MNLKKALAIVFLLYFLFLALYITIELTKPINIAEDTEVYIPKGTSFSSIAKIFKEKGIIRNETVFIIIGKIYGIEKKARAGYYLFTEEMTVLDVIKKLLEGKILEYTITVIEGDSLYEVAEKLSKINPDFKNQLFELAYDRDFLQSLKIDAPSLEGYLFPDTYNIPKGLELEEIVRLMVKRFWEVYDSKLIEKTKKIGWTVNQVVTLASIIEKEAKLDEEKPLISAVYHNRLKIGMPLQADPTAIYGIKRYKDGVTKNDLKNRSPYNTYIIKGLPPGPIASPGLKSILAALNPAKVPYLYFVSRGDGSHEFSTDYKAHVSAINQIRGSLVD, encoded by the coding sequence ATGAACCTGAAGAAAGCCTTAGCCATTGTTTTCCTCTTATATTTTTTATTTCTTGCACTCTACATAACCATAGAACTCACAAAGCCAATTAACATTGCAGAGGATACGGAGGTATACATTCCAAAAGGAACAAGTTTTTCATCAATAGCCAAAATTTTTAAAGAAAAAGGCATCATAAGAAATGAGACTGTTTTTATCATTATTGGAAAAATTTATGGAATTGAGAAAAAGGCAAGAGCAGGATATTATTTATTCACTGAAGAAATGACAGTGCTTGATGTAATCAAAAAACTTCTTGAGGGAAAAATTTTAGAATATACCATAACAGTTATTGAAGGTGACAGTTTATACGAGGTGGCTGAAAAGCTTTCAAAAATAAATCCAGATTTTAAAAATCAGTTGTTTGAGCTTGCTTATGATAGAGATTTTTTGCAATCTTTAAAAATAGATGCACCTTCTTTAGAAGGATATCTTTTCCCTGATACTTATAATATTCCGAAGGGGCTGGAACTTGAAGAAATTGTAAGATTGATGGTAAAGAGATTCTGGGAGGTTTACGATTCAAAGTTAATAGAGAAAACAAAAAAAATTGGCTGGACAGTAAATCAGGTGGTTACCCTTGCATCAATAATTGAAAAGGAAGCAAAGCTTGATGAAGAAAAACCTTTGATTTCAGCGGTTTATCACAATAGATTAAAAATTGGAATGCCTCTTCAGGCAGATCCAACTGCAATCTATGGAATTAAAAGATACAAAGATGGAGTTACAAAAAATGACCTTAAAAACAGATCACCTTACAACACTTACATAATAAAAGGACTTCCTCCAGGACCGATTGCCTCACCCGGATTAAAATCAATCTTAGCTGCTCTTAATCCAGCTAAGGTGCCGTATCTTTACTTTGTATCCCGTGGAGATGGAAGTCATGAATTTTCAACTGATTATAAGGCACATGTTTCAGCTATAAATCAAATAAGAGGAAGCTTAGTTGATTAA
- the ispG gene encoding flavodoxin-dependent (E)-4-hydroxy-3-methylbut-2-enyl-diphosphate synthase, whose translation MIKRRKTRRIYVGDVSIGDSAPVRVQSMTKTDTRDVKATVNEIRRLEKAGCEIVRVAVPDETAAKALGEIKRKIKIPLIADIHFNYKLALEAIKQGVDGLRINPGNIGAKWKVKEVVNAAKDRRIPIRIGVNAGSLPKDLIEKYGHPSPQAMVEAAERHIEILEELDFHDIKISLKASDVMKTVEAYRAFSSKYDYPLHVGITETGPVPEGVVKSSIGIGLLLLEGIGDTIRVSLTDSSVVEVNVAYEILRVAGLRQFGVEIISCPTCGRCEVDIKKMVREVKRALRNIKEPLRVAVMGCSVNGPGEAKEADFGVAGGRGQGIVFAKGKIIKTVKESELVKALIEEIKKSIAC comes from the coding sequence TTGATTAAAAGAAGAAAAACAAGAAGAATTTATGTTGGAGATGTCTCAATTGGAGATAGTGCTCCTGTCAGGGTTCAGTCAATGACGAAAACAGATACCAGGGATGTAAAAGCTACTGTAAATGAGATAAGAAGGCTTGAAAAAGCAGGCTGTGAAATAGTAAGAGTTGCAGTGCCAGATGAGACCGCTGCTAAAGCTCTTGGAGAGATAAAAAGAAAGATAAAAATTCCATTAATTGCAGACATACACTTTAACTATAAGCTTGCCCTTGAGGCAATTAAGCAGGGAGTTGATGGATTAAGGATAAATCCGGGAAACATAGGAGCAAAATGGAAAGTCAAGGAAGTTGTAAATGCTGCAAAGGACAGGAGAATACCAATAAGAATAGGTGTAAATGCTGGCTCTTTACCAAAAGATTTGATAGAAAAATACGGTCACCCCTCTCCTCAGGCAATGGTTGAGGCAGCAGAAAGGCATATTGAAATTCTTGAAGAGCTTGATTTTCATGATATTAAAATTTCACTTAAAGCCTCAGATGTTATGAAAACAGTTGAAGCATACCGCGCTTTTAGCAGTAAGTATGACTACCCTCTTCATGTTGGAATTACAGAAACAGGACCTGTGCCTGAAGGTGTTGTAAAAAGCTCTATTGGGATAGGGCTACTTCTTCTTGAGGGCATAGGAGATACAATAAGGGTTTCTCTTACAGACTCTTCAGTAGTTGAAGTTAATGTAGCCTATGAAATATTGAGAGTGGCAGGATTAAGACAGTTTGGAGTTGAAATAATAAGCTGTCCTACCTGTGGTAGATGTGAGGTGGATATTAAAAAAATGGTAAGAGAAGTAAAAAGAGCTTTGAGAAATATAAAAGAACCATTAAGGGTAGCTGTAATGGGTTGTTCTGTAAACGGTCCTGGAGAGGCAAAAGAAGCAGACTTTGGAGTGGCAGGTGGTCGTGGACAGGGAATAGTCTTTGCAAAAGGGAAAATTATAAAAACCGTTAAAGAATCTGAACTTGTAAAGGCTTTGATTGAGGAGATTAAGAAATCAATTGCTTGCTAA
- the rpmE gene encoding 50S ribosomal protein L31 — MKEKIHPEYKEAKVICACGETFITRSTKPVIKVDICSKCHPFYTGKQKIVDTEGRVEKFMKKYGKK, encoded by the coding sequence ATGAAAGAAAAAATTCATCCTGAATACAAAGAAGCAAAGGTTATATGTGCCTGTGGTGAAACATTTATTACCCGTTCAACAAAACCTGTAATCAAGGTTGATATTTGTTCCAAATGTCATCCTTTTTATACTGGAAAACAGAAAATTGTTGACACAGAAGGTAGAGTAGAGAAGTTCATGAAAAAATACGGTAAAAAGTAA